AGCATCTCAACCTCGCGATCATGCGCGCCGTTGAACAAGGACGTTGGTTGGCGAGAAGTACCAACACCGGCATTTCAGCGTTTATTGACCCAGTTGGACGAATCGCGGCCAAAGGGACGCAATTTCAGCCTGAAAGTGTGACCTTGAATGTTGCTCCGCTCACGGCAAAGACATTTTATCATCAAAATGTCGGCAGCATAAATATATTCATATATATCATGACCATTGCCGCATTCGGATTTATCGGCTACATAGCCATTCGAGAGAAAGGAAATAGAAAATAATGTTAGAATATCCCGAACTTAAAGCAGCTTCTCACGATCTTTTGGATCAATTTACAACACTTTGGGGGCGACTTTGACTTTGCCCAGACCAAAGAACGGCTTGATGCCATAGAAAAAGAACTCTCCAAGCCCGGGGCCTGGGACAAGCCGGAAGCCCTCACACCTGTTCTCAAAGAAAAAAGTCAACTATCCACCAAGCTTGACATGTACGAAAAGTTGGCCGAGGCCAAAGAAGATCTTGAAGCATGGCTTGAATTGGCACAGGAATCCCCTGAGGAAGAATCGCTGGCCGCTTTGAACAGTCAGGTTCTTCTCCTGAAAGAACGACTGGCCGGGACGGAACTGGCGACCATGTTCGCTTTTGAGCATGACAAGAGTAACGCTATTCTTGAAATTCATCCGGGAGCCGGTGGCGTGGAATCCCAGGATTGGGCAGAGATGCTGTTGCGCATGTACAACCGATATGCCGAACGCAAGGGGTTCAAAGTATCCCAGCTTGATTTTCAAGCCGGGGAAGAAGCTGGCGTCAAATCCGTCACATTACAGATCGAAGGGCTGTTTGCCTATGGCCTGCTCAAGGGCGAGGCTGGTGTTCATCGATTGATTCGAATTTCTCCTTTTGATTCATCAGGCAGACGACACACCTCTTTTGCCTCGGTTGACGTGTATCCTGATTTGGATGATGATATTGAAATTGACGTCAAAGATGAAGATTTACGGGTGGATACCTTCCGATCAAGTGGTCCGGGAGGACAATCGGTCAACAAAACCAGTTCGGCTGTCCGCATTACGCATATTCCGACAGGTATCGTGGCCCAATGTCAAAACGAGAAGTCGCAGCATCGGAACAAGGCCACAGCTCTGCGTCTCTTGAAGGCCCGGCTCTACGAACAGGAGTTACAAAAAATCGAAGAAAGTCGCAGGCAGGATTACCAAGCCAAGGAAGCCATTGCCTGGGGAAGTCAGATTCGGACCTATACGCTTCAACCGTATCGTTTGGTCAAAGATCACCGTTCAAACAGCGAAAGCGGCAATGTTGACGCTTTCTTGGATGGAGATTTGGACGAAATGATCCGAAACCACCTATTGTATATTCATGCCCAAGGAAAAAAAGATTAATTTTTCGGAACAAGCTCTTGTTACTGAACTTTCCGAACTTCAGAAACAGTTGCGATGTTTGTACCAGACGCACCAGCCGTGCCCTGAGACAAACGGCATCTGTATTTTTCGTCTGCTCGAAAATTGTTCTCAGGAAAGATGGAATGAGCTGGCGGCCAAGCACGACCTGCGGCAATGGATGACAATTCCTCTCGAAAAAGCCCCTTTTCCACACCTTGAAAATCTTCAAAAAACACTGGAAAAATTAGCGTATCAGACCGATCATGACCCTCTGACAGGAGTGGCGAACCGACGCGCTTTCGACCGCATTCTGGATATTGAAATCGAACGCTCAAAGCGGGCAAAAACACCATTGTCTTTGGCTATTTTCGATCTTGATGATTTTAAATTGGTCAATGACACCTATGGTCATTCCAAAGGGGATGAGGTGTTGACGCGATTTGCCGACCATTTGCAGGCTTCAACCAGACGATACGATCTTGCCGCACGCTTTGGCGGCGAGGAATTCGCCTTGATTCTAGCCGGGTCCGGGGTGGTGAAGGCCTCTCAACTTTTACAACGGCTTTTACATGAATTCGAACAGATAGAATTTCAGTCCGCAGACAAGAAAAAATCATTTAATG
This DNA window, taken from Pseudodesulfovibrio sp. JC047, encodes the following:
- the prfB gene encoding peptide chain release factor 2 (programmed frameshift) yields the protein MLEYPELKAASHDLLDQFTTLWGRLDFAQTKERLDAIEKELSKPGAWDKPEALTPVLKEKSQLSTKLDMYEKLAEAKEDLEAWLELAQESPEEESLAALNSQVLLLKERLAGTELATMFAFEHDKSNAILEIHPGAGGVESQDWAEMLLRMYNRYAERKGFKVSQLDFQAGEEAGVKSVTLQIEGLFAYGLLKGEAGVHRLIRISPFDSSGRRHTSFASVDVYPDLDDDIEIDVKDEDLRVDTFRSSGPGGQSVNKTSSAVRITHIPTGIVAQCQNEKSQHRNKATALRLLKARLYEQELQKIEESRRQDYQAKEAIAWGSQIRTYTLQPYRLVKDHRSNSESGNVDAFLDGDLDEMIRNHLLYIHAQGKKD
- a CDS encoding GGDEF domain-containing protein, whose product is MPKEKKINFSEQALVTELSELQKQLRCLYQTHQPCPETNGICIFRLLENCSQERWNELAAKHDLRQWMTIPLEKAPFPHLENLQKTLEKLAYQTDHDPLTGVANRRAFDRILDIEIERSKRAKTPLSLAIFDLDDFKLVNDTYGHSKGDEVLTRFADHLQASTRRYDLAARFGGEEFALILAGSGVVKASQLLQRLLHEFEQIEFQSADKKKSFNVTCSVGFTCFKGAMNVTDKDLVNLADEALYEAKTAGKNQVKVSRLPFVDDVPNETLVQANEKQFLFGGK